In Phycisphaerae bacterium, one genomic interval encodes:
- a CDS encoding ABC transporter ATP-binding protein — MNPPPTDNATGPRLVCAHLHLRRGGRDVVQDVNFTLAGDECASLVGPNGSGKTSLLLALLGLLPPTSGTVRLDGVDVGRLAPRARARYAAYVPQSLERVPAFRVAEVVAGGRYAHAGAWRPLAARDHAVIDQALARCGLTSRADQPFDTVSGGERQKTLLAAALAQDAQMLFLDEPDTALDPAVQIELVAILRSWHDTGRGILLISHDLQMPAALGGRVIALRAGRMVADGPAAEVLTPERLALVYDAPFGTATTADGTRVVLPAWWRAASPRL; from the coding sequence ATGAATCCGCCGCCCACTGACAACGCGACCGGCCCGCGCCTCGTGTGCGCGCACCTGCACCTCCGCCGGGGCGGACGCGACGTCGTGCAGGACGTGAACTTCACGCTGGCCGGCGACGAATGCGCGTCGCTGGTGGGACCGAACGGGTCGGGCAAGACGTCCCTGCTGCTGGCGCTGCTGGGATTGCTGCCGCCGACGAGCGGCACCGTGCGGCTCGACGGCGTGGACGTGGGCCGCCTGGCGCCGCGCGCCCGGGCACGCTATGCCGCCTACGTGCCGCAAAGCCTCGAACGCGTGCCGGCGTTTCGCGTTGCTGAAGTCGTCGCCGGCGGGCGCTATGCACACGCCGGTGCCTGGCGACCGCTGGCGGCGCGCGACCACGCGGTGATCGACCAGGCCCTGGCGCGCTGCGGTTTGACCAGCCGCGCGGACCAGCCGTTCGATACCGTCAGTGGTGGCGAGCGCCAGAAGACGCTGCTGGCCGCCGCCCTCGCGCAGGATGCGCAAATGTTGTTTCTCGACGAACCGGATACGGCCCTCGATCCGGCGGTGCAAATCGAACTGGTGGCCATCCTGCGCAGCTGGCACGACACCGGCCGCGGCATCCTGCTCATCAGCCACGACCTGCAAATGCCGGCCGCGCTGGGCGGTCGTGTCATCGCGCTCCGCGCGGGGCGCATGGTCGCGGACGGGCCGGCGGCGGAAGTGCTGACGCCGGAGCGGCTGGCGTTGGTCTACGACGCCCCCTTTGGCACGGCGACGACGGCGGACGGCACGCGGGTCGTCTTGCCCGCGTGGTGGCGCGCCGCGTCACCGCGCCTCTGA
- a CDS encoding ABC transporter substrate-binding protein, with translation MRIAIGMLIALVFGAALLPGAYAEEYDLEIISPHNEYIQAEFERAFVAQVGRPLKIRWIKKGTGQIMQQLDAQDRATKGGSFGLDVFFGGGVPDHDQAAARGYLEVANIPAEILAGIPREIAGVANYGANNIWIGSAHSAFGILEHLPGLKNQNLPELEQWSDLGEPRMFSWVVIADPRKSSSVRVSYELILQQYGWEKGWPLLMQIAANARLITDSSSAVPNEIATGNVLAGPCIDFYAYGRVTQAGADVLKYVKPAGGFSVTPDPISMLRQPPHRALAERFITFVLSPEGQRLWILPAGVDGGPAQNALYRMPVRPDVCRQYAAQMLVMDPYQMEQEGILRKVDDELQRARNTLLSELMGAALLDLHKDLRETWKALIDGGMKPAALEEWTRLPFSAAESLEIARKLEGDEGQREREVRRIARDWTRQFKEKYDRVKRLAK, from the coding sequence ATGCGAATTGCCATTGGAATGTTGATCGCACTGGTTTTCGGGGCGGCCCTCTTGCCCGGCGCGTACGCCGAGGAATATGACCTGGAGATCATCTCGCCGCACAACGAGTACATTCAGGCCGAATTCGAACGCGCGTTCGTCGCCCAGGTCGGCCGGCCGTTGAAGATCCGCTGGATCAAGAAGGGCACCGGCCAGATCATGCAGCAGCTCGACGCCCAGGACCGCGCGACCAAGGGTGGCTCGTTCGGGCTCGATGTGTTCTTCGGCGGCGGCGTCCCCGATCACGACCAGGCGGCGGCGCGGGGCTATCTCGAGGTGGCGAACATCCCGGCAGAGATTCTCGCGGGCATTCCCCGGGAAATCGCCGGCGTGGCGAACTATGGCGCCAACAACATCTGGATCGGCTCGGCGCATTCGGCGTTCGGCATCCTGGAGCATCTGCCGGGCCTGAAGAACCAGAATCTGCCGGAACTCGAGCAGTGGTCCGACCTTGGTGAGCCGCGGATGTTCAGTTGGGTCGTGATCGCGGACCCGCGCAAATCGTCCAGTGTGCGCGTCAGCTATGAGCTGATCCTTCAGCAGTACGGCTGGGAAAAGGGTTGGCCGCTGTTAATGCAGATCGCGGCGAACGCGCGGCTGATCACGGACTCGTCCAGCGCTGTGCCGAACGAGATCGCCACGGGCAACGTTCTGGCCGGGCCGTGCATCGACTTCTACGCCTACGGCCGCGTGACCCAGGCCGGTGCGGACGTGCTCAAGTACGTCAAACCCGCCGGCGGCTTCTCGGTCACGCCCGATCCGATCTCCATGCTGCGTCAGCCGCCGCACCGCGCGCTTGCCGAGCGGTTTATCACGTTCGTCCTCAGTCCCGAGGGACAGCGGCTGTGGATCCTGCCGGCGGGCGTGGACGGCGGCCCGGCGCAGAACGCGCTGTATCGGATGCCGGTGCGGCCGGACGTGTGTCGCCAGTATGCCGCGCAGATGCTCGTCATGGACCCGTACCAGATGGAGCAGGAGGGCATTCTCCGCAAGGTGGACGACGAGCTGCAGCGCGCCCGCAACACGCTGCTGTCCGAGCTGATGGGGGCGGCGCTGCTGGACCTGCACAAGGACCTGCGCGAAACGTGGAAGGCGCTGATCGACGGTGGCATGAAGCCCGCCGCGCTGGAAGAATGGACCAGGCTGCCGTTCAGCGCAGCGGAGTCGCTCGAGATCGCCAGGAAGCTGGAGGGCGACGAGGGCCAGCGCGAACGCGAGGTTCGCCGCATCGCCCGCGACTGGACCCGGCAGTTCAAAGAGAAGTACGACCGCGTGAAGCGGCTCGCGAAGTAG
- a CDS encoding dipeptidase → MDRISAYLHDHQREHREWMTALCRIPSISTKPEHKDDCVAAARWTRDLCTRIGLKAEVHATGGHPLVYAEHCQAAGAPTFLVYGHLDVQPEGDLKLWDAGPFEPVEKDGLLICRGSADDKGQVLIHLRAVAAWLAVEKRLPVNLKFLLEGEEEISSPHLGPFLEKHRDLLRCEHILISDTGMYADGWPTVTYGTRGLLYKEIRLSGPKHDLHSGSFGGTIANPANVLARIIASLHDADGRVTIPGFYDDVAEASSAEREQLRSLPFDEQEYLADTGCPGVTGEKGYSTNERRWIRPTLDVNGIYGGFMAEGANTIIPARAGAKVSMRLVPNQKGARIGELFEQAIRARCPDTVRLEILHHGSADAYGAPLDSRPMQAARRALREAFDREPAFVREGGSLPILPLFKRVLGADSLMLGFAGPNCNAHGPNENVRLEDLDRGADAVARLYAYLTER, encoded by the coding sequence GTGGACAGGATCAGTGCTTATCTGCATGACCATCAGCGTGAGCACCGAGAGTGGATGACCGCGCTGTGCCGGATCCCCAGCATCAGCACGAAGCCCGAGCACAAGGACGATTGTGTCGCGGCGGCCCGCTGGACGCGGGACCTGTGCACCCGCATCGGGCTCAAGGCCGAGGTGCACGCGACTGGCGGGCATCCGTTGGTGTACGCGGAGCACTGCCAGGCGGCGGGCGCGCCGACCTTCCTGGTTTATGGCCATCTCGACGTGCAGCCGGAGGGCGACCTGAAGCTGTGGGACGCTGGGCCGTTCGAGCCGGTCGAGAAGGATGGGCTGTTAATCTGTCGCGGCTCGGCGGATGACAAGGGACAGGTGCTAATTCACCTGCGGGCGGTCGCCGCGTGGCTCGCGGTCGAGAAGCGGCTGCCGGTGAACCTGAAATTCCTGCTCGAAGGCGAAGAGGAAATCTCGTCGCCGCATCTGGGGCCGTTCCTGGAGAAGCACCGCGACCTGCTGCGCTGCGAGCACATCCTGATCTCTGACACGGGGATGTACGCGGACGGCTGGCCGACGGTGACGTATGGAACGCGGGGTCTGCTCTACAAGGAAATCCGGCTCAGCGGGCCGAAGCACGACCTGCACAGCGGATCATTCGGCGGGACGATCGCGAACCCGGCGAACGTGCTGGCGCGGATTATTGCCTCGCTGCACGATGCCGACGGCCGCGTCACGATTCCGGGATTCTATGACGATGTCGCCGAGGCCAGCTCCGCCGAGCGCGAGCAGCTCCGGTCGCTGCCGTTCGACGAGCAAGAATACCTCGCGGACACGGGCTGCCCGGGCGTGACCGGCGAAAAGGGTTACAGCACCAACGAACGCCGGTGGATTCGCCCGACGCTCGACGTGAACGGCATTTACGGCGGGTTCATGGCCGAGGGTGCGAACACGATCATCCCGGCCCGCGCGGGTGCGAAGGTCAGCATGCGGCTGGTCCCCAACCAGAAAGGCGCGCGGATCGGCGAGCTCTTCGAGCAGGCGATCCGGGCGCGCTGCCCCGACACGGTCCGGCTCGAGATTCTGCACCACGGCTCGGCTGACGCGTACGGGGCCCCGCTCGACAGCCGGCCGATGCAGGCGGCCCGGCGCGCGCTGCGTGAGGCGTTCGACCGCGAGCCGGCGTTTGTCCGCGAGGGCGGCTCGCTGCCGATCCTGCCGCTGTTCAAGCGTGTGCTCGGCGCGGACAGCCTGATGCTGGGCTTTGCTGGCCCGAACTGCAACGCGCACGGGCCGAACGAGAACGTGCGGCTGGAGGACCTGGATCGTGGGGCCGACGCCGTCGCCCGGCTTTACGCGTACTTAACGGAACGCTGA
- a CDS encoding zf-HC2 domain-containing protein, translating into MAPETCDLIAERLVDYADRELSPAEAAGVAEHVAACPACRRRLAALRQSLAAAQGVWQSVVDEVRPTGPTTASRRRSARRWLPRVGVAVTAAATLLFAVARFGRTPETAPVKPVAMTAAQVEREIQDAGAAQAMLLVGDQLAETPGGRPYAEARFYYITEHYPATSAAAEARARLAALTERG; encoded by the coding sequence ATGGCGCCTGAGACCTGCGACCTGATCGCCGAGCGCTTGGTGGACTACGCCGACCGCGAGTTGTCGCCGGCGGAGGCAGCCGGCGTGGCGGAGCACGTTGCGGCGTGCCCGGCGTGTCGGCGGCGGCTGGCCGCGCTGCGACAGTCGCTGGCGGCGGCGCAAGGTGTCTGGCAGAGCGTGGTGGATGAAGTAAGACCCACCGGCCCGACAACCGCGTCGCGCCGGCGGTCGGCGCGCCGGTGGTTACCGCGGGTCGGAGTGGCAGTCACAGCGGCGGCCACCCTGTTGTTTGCCGTTGCGCGTTTCGGCCGTACGCCGGAGACGGCGCCGGTCAAGCCGGTGGCCATGACAGCCGCGCAGGTGGAGCGTGAGATTCAGGACGCCGGTGCCGCACAAGCGATGCTGCTGGTGGGTGACCAGCTCGCCGAGACACCCGGCGGCCGGCCGTACGCGGAAGCTCGTTTTTATTACATCACGGAGCACTACCCGGCTACGAGCGCCGCCGCCGAAGCCCGCGCGCGCCTGGCCGCGCTGACCGAGAGAGGATGA
- a CDS encoding ABC transporter substrate-binding protein, which translates to MNAGGLIAHACALLAAVSAGCTRPPATPTGQPTTSAAVSTLRDWVVDPPLVDSERALPCPRLLSAAPNITEICGALGLTEHLVGRTRYCLYPPAIARVRSIGALNDLNVETLLQIRPELIIVSGASRAIADRLTRLGLRYEAVPDWTLADLFTAIERIGGLTGRPRTAARLIDGIRADLDTVTTRYHTMRPARVLLLTGPLAAPPTPPDAAGPGSFYDDLLRRVGHTNVVAAGGGAFAPVALEFVLRADPDVIIELAPDATQRPAGDADALRAWAQVGPLRAVATRRVHVLIGPQHFELGPRIAQTFEAICSIMANEQHESAAH; encoded by the coding sequence ATGAACGCGGGCGGGCTCATCGCGCACGCGTGTGCGCTGCTCGCCGCGGTGAGCGCGGGCTGCACGCGCCCCCCGGCCACACCGACCGGGCAACCCACGACCAGCGCTGCGGTCAGCACGCTGCGCGACTGGGTCGTCGATCCGCCGCTGGTCGACAGCGAGCGCGCGTTGCCTTGTCCGCGGTTGCTCAGTGCCGCCCCGAACATCACGGAGATCTGCGGCGCGCTCGGCCTGACTGAGCATCTTGTGGGCCGGACGCGCTACTGCCTGTATCCGCCCGCGATCGCGCGCGTGCGCTCCATCGGCGCGCTCAACGATCTGAACGTCGAGACACTGCTCCAGATTCGCCCCGAGTTGATCATTGTCTCCGGCGCGAGTCGCGCGATCGCCGACCGACTCACACGGCTTGGCCTGCGGTACGAGGCTGTGCCGGACTGGACGCTGGCCGACTTGTTCACGGCGATCGAGCGGATCGGCGGTCTGACCGGCCGCCCGCGGACCGCGGCGCGGCTTATCGATGGCATCCGCGCGGACCTGGACACGGTCACGACACGTTACCACACGATGCGTCCGGCCCGCGTGCTGCTGTTGACCGGGCCGCTGGCCGCTCCGCCGACGCCGCCCGATGCAGCCGGCCCGGGCTCGTTCTACGACGACCTGTTGCGGCGCGTGGGGCACACGAACGTCGTCGCGGCCGGGGGAGGCGCCTTTGCCCCAGTCGCGCTGGAATTCGTGCTGCGCGCCGATCCGGATGTGATCATCGAGCTGGCCCCGGATGCGACGCAGCGCCCCGCCGGCGACGCTGATGCGCTGCGCGCGTGGGCGCAGGTTGGCCCCCTGCGGGCAGTCGCCACCCGGCGCGTGCACGTGCTCATCGGTCCGCAGCATTTTGAGCTTGGGCCGCGCATTGCGCAGACATTTGAGGCGATTTGCAGCATCATGGCCAACGAGCAACATGAATCCGCCGCCCACTGA
- the plsY gene encoding glycerol-3-phosphate 1-O-acyltransferase PlsY → MVAAAFIVGAYLLGAIPFGLLIGRAHGVDIRAQGSHNIGATNVGRVVGRKWGYLCLALDILKGFAPTLGASLLLPGQAADPRRHLLLLLVALAAVLGHVFPVYLRFRGGKGVATTVGVALGLWPHYTIAMAVALVAYALVRFTTGAVSAGSLTLAVVFPAAFFAYAHLTGLTLAEYWPLLTVACLLGLVIIVRHRENIRRLLGGKELSAKSKSEAR, encoded by the coding sequence GTGGTCGCTGCGGCTTTCATTGTCGGCGCATACCTGCTCGGGGCCATTCCGTTCGGGCTGCTGATCGGCCGCGCCCACGGCGTGGACATCCGTGCGCAGGGCAGCCACAACATTGGGGCCACGAACGTCGGGCGCGTCGTCGGCCGCAAGTGGGGCTACCTCTGCCTCGCCCTCGACATCCTGAAGGGTTTCGCCCCGACGCTCGGCGCCTCCCTGCTGCTGCCCGGCCAGGCTGCGGACCCGCGCCGTCACCTGCTGCTGTTGCTGGTCGCGCTGGCCGCCGTGCTTGGCCACGTGTTTCCGGTGTACCTGCGCTTCCGCGGCGGCAAGGGCGTCGCCACAACCGTCGGCGTCGCGCTCGGCCTCTGGCCCCACTACACCATTGCGATGGCCGTGGCGCTCGTCGCCTACGCACTGGTGCGCTTCACCACCGGCGCGGTCTCGGCCGGCTCGCTCACCCTGGCGGTCGTCTTTCCGGCCGCATTCTTCGCCTATGCCCACCTGACCGGCCTGACGCTGGCGGAGTACTGGCCGCTGCTGACCGTGGCCTGCCTGCTGGGCCTGGTCATCATCGTTCGCCACCGCGAGAACATCCGGCGACTGCTCGGCGGAAAAGAACTCAGCGCAAAGAGTAAATCAGAGGCGCGGTGA
- a CDS encoding MBL fold metallo-hydrolase → MHKHGPLQLAVFVEPMFQENALLLWTADGPAAWLIDPGLPPHAEQMRAALRARQLTAAAILLTHCHADHIAGAGELCASLDGVQLYAPRDEEHMLSDPEANLSAPFGFNVTTPPANRLLAPGETLTLGALTWQVLDVAGHSPGGLAFYCAAAGVVITGDALFAGSIGRYDFPGSSGARLLANIRQHLLTLPPETVVYAGHGPATTIGDELETNPFLDEDFRA, encoded by the coding sequence ATGCACAAGCACGGCCCGCTCCAGCTCGCAGTGTTCGTGGAACCGATGTTCCAGGAGAACGCCCTGCTGCTCTGGACGGCGGACGGGCCGGCGGCGTGGCTGATTGATCCCGGGTTGCCGCCGCACGCGGAACAGATGCGCGCAGCGCTCCGGGCGCGCCAGCTCACCGCGGCGGCGATCCTGCTCACGCATTGCCACGCCGACCACATCGCCGGTGCGGGCGAGCTGTGCGCGTCACTGGACGGCGTGCAGCTCTATGCGCCGCGCGACGAGGAGCACATGCTCTCCGATCCAGAGGCGAACCTCTCCGCGCCGTTCGGGTTCAACGTCACGACGCCGCCGGCCAATCGGCTGCTCGCCCCGGGCGAAACGCTCACGCTCGGCGCCCTGACCTGGCAGGTCCTCGACGTCGCCGGCCATTCGCCGGGCGGACTCGCGTTCTACTGCGCCGCCGCCGGCGTGGTCATCACGGGTGATGCGCTCTTCGCCGGCAGCATCGGCCGGTACGATTTTCCCGGCAGCTCCGGCGCGCGGCTGCTCGCCAACATCCGTCAACATCTGTTGACGTTGCCGCCGGAGACGGTGGTCTATGCGGGGCACGGGCCGGCGACGACGATCGGCGACGAGCTCGAAACTAACCCGTTCCTGGACGAGGATTTCCGCGCATGA
- a CDS encoding ABC transporter ATP-binding protein has translation MIPVSIRSVVKRFGRVRALDDVTLDIERGELFFLLGPSGCGKTTLLRTIAGFYTPDAGRVLFGDTDVTVLPPQRRNTGMVFQNYALWPHMSVEANVAFGLKVRHVPRRERNRRVAEALATVRMDPYARRKPNQLSGGQQQRVALARALVIRPQCLLLDEPLSNLDAKLRLEMRGEIRRLCKEAGLTGVYVTHDQKEALSIADRMAVMFDGRIGQVGTPRELYRRPANAATADFLGETNFLDATIRSAAGERRIVDTPMGALHAVADGGAPTTGPCTLSIRPEAVTVDADERAENRLSAEVAESVYLGDALQLTLTVGDVRLRATVAERARRAALAPGQTLACAVDPHDVVILRD, from the coding sequence GTGATCCCGGTTTCCATCCGCAGTGTGGTCAAGCGATTCGGCCGCGTCCGGGCGCTCGATGATGTCACCCTGGACATCGAGCGCGGCGAGCTGTTTTTTCTGCTCGGTCCGTCCGGCTGTGGCAAGACGACCCTGCTGCGGACGATCGCGGGGTTCTATACGCCGGATGCGGGCCGCGTGCTGTTCGGTGACACGGATGTAACCGTTTTGCCGCCGCAGCGTCGCAACACGGGCATGGTGTTTCAGAACTATGCGCTCTGGCCGCACATGAGCGTGGAGGCGAACGTCGCCTTCGGGCTCAAGGTCCGCCATGTGCCGCGCCGGGAGCGCAATCGGCGCGTGGCTGAAGCGCTCGCCACGGTCCGCATGGACCCGTACGCCCGCCGCAAGCCGAATCAGCTCTCCGGCGGGCAACAGCAGCGCGTCGCCTTGGCCCGCGCGCTGGTGATCCGCCCGCAGTGTCTGCTGCTCGACGAGCCGCTGAGCAACCTGGACGCGAAGTTGCGGCTGGAGATGCGCGGCGAGATCCGCCGGCTGTGCAAAGAGGCCGGCCTGACGGGCGTCTATGTGACGCATGATCAGAAGGAGGCGCTCTCGATCGCCGACCGGATGGCGGTGATGTTCGACGGGCGAATCGGGCAGGTCGGCACGCCGCGCGAGCTGTATCGTCGGCCGGCGAACGCGGCGACCGCGGATTTTCTGGGGGAAACGAACTTCCTGGATGCGACGATCCGCAGCGCCGCGGGCGAACGGCGGATCGTCGATACGCCGATGGGCGCGTTGCACGCGGTGGCGGACGGCGGCGCGCCGACGACCGGCCCGTGCACGCTGTCGATTCGCCCGGAGGCGGTCACGGTGGACGCGGACGAACGAGCGGAGAACCGGCTGAGCGCGGAAGTGGCCGAGAGCGTGTATCTCGGCGATGCGCTGCAATTGACGCTGACGGTGGGCGACGTGCGCTTGCGGGCGACCGTGGCCGAGCGTGCCCGGCGCGCGGCGCTCGCGCCCGGCCAGACGCTGGCCTGTGCCGTTGATCCCCATGACGTTGTGATCTTGAGAGACTGA
- the mutL gene encoding DNA mismatch repair endonuclease MutL, translating into MGEIRLLPPALISRIAAGECIERPASVVKELVENALDAGARRVDIAILDGGRGLIQVTDDGAGMDAADLELAVTQHATSKIRTDEDLFNIHTLGFRGEALASIAAVARLKLISRRRDSDVGHELQVEAGQLRGPRPCSAPPGTTVEVRDLFYPVPARRKFLRTNQTEMGHITEQLARIALAQPEIAFTLKHQDRVTHRLASTTDRRQRIADFYGPELAAVLLPIRREGGGVLVEGLVAPPAESRGSTKWEYVFVNGRFVRDRFVSHAIKEAYRSLIDPSRSPVAFLFITIDPGHVDVNVHPTKVEVRWQDSNYVHGQVLAALRDKFLSSNLDHPLRTPREDEDYRERVKAAMVDFFRRGPAAEAPRHAGTPSEPEAQARAPHVAPAPTVGWAPPITPATAGPASPADSAVGWAPPTDSSGASPPVRTTPAEVARLRPSERLTPEPGEFTAEAPPTRALQIHNTYLVVETDDGLMLVDQHALHERILYEELRQRIAERNLESQRLLLPQLVRVPPDRLEALETHAAALARLGIELSPAGPQSVALQSFPTLLLERVDHERFVRDLLDLLAEQGARPNPDTLLHEVLDMMACKAAVKAGDPLTPAEIDALLQRRAVAERSSHCPHGRPTTLRLSLRDLERQFHRR; encoded by the coding sequence ATGGGTGAGATTCGCCTGCTGCCGCCCGCCCTCATCAGCCGGATCGCCGCCGGCGAGTGCATCGAGCGGCCGGCCAGCGTCGTCAAGGAGCTCGTGGAAAACGCGCTGGACGCCGGGGCCCGGCGCGTCGACATCGCCATTCTCGACGGCGGCCGGGGGCTGATCCAGGTGACGGACGACGGCGCCGGCATGGACGCCGCCGACCTGGAGCTGGCCGTCACGCAACACGCCACCAGCAAGATCCGCACCGACGAGGACCTCTTCAACATCCACACGCTGGGCTTTCGCGGCGAAGCCCTCGCCAGCATCGCGGCCGTCGCACGCCTGAAACTGATCTCGCGCCGGCGCGACAGCGACGTGGGGCACGAGCTGCAGGTCGAGGCCGGGCAACTGCGCGGGCCGCGGCCCTGCTCCGCGCCGCCCGGGACCACCGTCGAGGTCCGCGATCTGTTCTACCCCGTGCCCGCCCGGCGGAAGTTCCTCCGCACCAACCAGACCGAAATGGGGCACATCACCGAGCAGCTAGCGCGGATCGCCCTCGCCCAGCCAGAGATCGCCTTCACGCTGAAACACCAGGACCGCGTCACGCACCGCCTGGCTTCCACGACCGATCGCCGGCAGCGCATCGCCGACTTCTACGGGCCGGAACTCGCCGCGGTCCTGCTACCGATTCGCCGGGAGGGCGGCGGCGTGCTGGTTGAGGGGCTGGTCGCGCCGCCCGCGGAGAGTCGCGGCTCGACCAAGTGGGAGTATGTCTTCGTCAACGGCCGCTTCGTGCGCGACCGCTTCGTCTCGCACGCGATCAAGGAGGCATATCGCAGCCTCATCGATCCGTCGCGCTCGCCGGTCGCGTTCCTGTTCATCACGATCGATCCGGGGCACGTGGATGTGAACGTGCATCCGACCAAGGTCGAGGTGCGCTGGCAGGACTCGAACTACGTGCACGGGCAGGTGCTGGCGGCGCTGCGCGACAAGTTCCTGTCGAGCAACCTGGATCACCCGCTCCGCACGCCGCGCGAGGACGAGGACTATCGCGAGCGCGTGAAGGCGGCGATGGTGGATTTCTTCCGGCGGGGACCGGCGGCCGAGGCACCCAGGCACGCAGGCACGCCATCAGAGCCCGAAGCGCAAGCGAGGGCCCCACACGTCGCGCCCGCGCCGACCGTAGGGTGGGCACCGCCCATCACTCCCGCCACCGCAGGGCCAGCATCGCCCGCCGATTCAGCCGTAGGGTGGGCACCGCCCACCGATTCAAGCGGGGCGTCGCCGCCGGTTCGCACCACCCCGGCCGAGGTCGCGCGCCTGCGGCCGTCGGAGCGTCTGACGCCGGAGCCGGGCGAGTTCACGGCCGAAGCCCCGCCGACGCGCGCCCTGCAAATCCACAACACGTATCTCGTGGTCGAGACCGATGACGGCCTGATGCTCGTCGATCAGCACGCGTTGCACGAGCGCATCCTGTACGAGGAGCTGCGGCAGCGCATCGCCGAGCGCAACCTCGAATCGCAGCGGCTGCTCTTGCCGCAACTCGTCCGCGTGCCGCCGGACCGGCTGGAAGCGCTGGAGACGCACGCCGCGGCCCTCGCCCGGCTGGGGATCGAGCTGTCGCCCGCCGGCCCGCAGAGCGTGGCGCTGCAGTCGTTTCCGACGCTGCTGCTGGAGCGTGTGGACCACGAGCGGTTCGTGCGCGACTTGCTGGACCTGCTCGCCGAGCAGGGCGCCCGGCCGAACCCGGACACGCTGCTGCACGAAGTGCTGGACATGATGGCGTGCAAGGCGGCGGTGAAGGCGGGCGACCCGCTGACGCCGGCGGAAATCGATGCACTCCTGCAACGCCGCGCTGTAGCGGAGCGCAGCAGCCACTGTCCGCACGGCCGCCCGACGACGCTGCGTCTGTCCCTCCGCGACCTGGAGCGGCAGTTCCATCGCCGCTAG
- a CDS encoding sigma-70 family RNA polymerase sigma factor: MDIAAIYEATWPQLRRIAAGLTLAAADAEDALHDAYVVLLQRGPTACSGMSATDTERWLVRVLVNRCLLLHRRRGRWRRWLARSAGWWRSGRTVTGESGCEASEARQVTRAALENLPEDERVCVVLRHFCELDSAEIAALLEIPAGTVRSRLRRGRLALAEPLLAKGLVDHGA; encoded by the coding sequence GTGGATATCGCTGCCATCTACGAAGCCACCTGGCCGCAGCTACGCCGGATCGCCGCGGGCCTGACGCTGGCGGCCGCCGATGCCGAGGACGCATTGCACGACGCCTATGTCGTGTTGCTGCAGCGCGGCCCGACGGCGTGCAGTGGCATGTCGGCCACTGATACCGAGCGCTGGCTGGTGCGGGTGCTCGTGAACCGCTGCCTGCTGCTGCACCGCCGGCGCGGGCGCTGGCGACGCTGGCTGGCCCGGAGCGCAGGGTGGTGGAGATCGGGCCGGACTGTGACCGGTGAGTCAGGCTGCGAGGCATCGGAAGCGCGGCAGGTGACGCGCGCCGCGCTGGAAAACCTGCCGGAGGACGAACGCGTGTGTGTGGTGTTGCGCCACTTCTGTGAACTGGACTCCGCGGAAATCGCCGCCCTGCTGGAGATTCCCGCCGGAACGGTGCGCAGCCGGCTGCGGCGTGGACGGCTCGCGTTGGCGGAGCCGCTGCTGGCGAAGGGATTGGTGGACCATGGCGCCTGA